In the Acomys russatus chromosome 11, mAcoRus1.1, whole genome shotgun sequence genome, one interval contains:
- the Mocs1 gene encoding molybdenum cofactor biosynthesis protein 1 isoform X1 — translation MASRPASRLLRRLLRSSARDCSSGAPVTQPRPGEPLRPAREGLSMRLQFLQEHAAPFSAFLTDSFGRQHSYLRISLTEKCNLRCQYCMPEEGVSLTPKADLLTTEEILTLARLFVKEGVDKIRLTGGEPLIRPDVVDIVARLHQLEGLRTIGVTTNGINLARLLPQLQQAGLTAVNISLDTLVPAKFEFIVRRKGFHKVMEGVHKAIELGYKPVKVNCVVMRGLNEDELLDFVALTESLPLDVRFIEYMPFDGNKWNFKKMVSYKEMLDTIRQQWPGLEKLPEDDSSTAKAFKIPGFQGQVSFITSMSEHFCGTCNRLRITADGNLKVCLFGNSEVSLRDHLRAGASEEELLRIIGAAVGRKKRQHAGMFNIAQMKNRPMILIGVFLMLEDSPPASRSTFFWDPLCVQNPSARGSLSDKMAAWWKRIHVPVALPLSQQCLGSGFPQRHYSSYPEPNTHSKCLSTGSQAPAVPSGPGPTSNQLTHVDSEGRATMVDVGGKPDTERVAVASAVVLLGPMAFKLVQQNQLKKGDALAVAQLAGVQAAKLTSQLIPLCHHVALSHVQVQLELDSTRHAVLIQASCRARGPTGVEMEALTSAAMAALTLYDMCKAVSRDIVVAEVKLISKTGGQRGDFHRA, via the exons GGGCTGTCCATGAGGCTCCAGTTCCTCCAGGAGCACGCagctcccttctctgccttcctcacgGACAGCTTTGGCCGGCAGCACAGTTACCTGCGGATCTCTCTCACAGAGAAGTGCAACCTCCGAT gcCAGTATTGCATGCCTGAGGAGGGTGTGTCTCTGACCCCCAAAGCTGACCTGTTAACCACAGAGGAGATCCTGACCCTTGCTCGGCTCTTCGTGAAGGAAGGCGTGGACAAGATCCGGCTCACCGGTGGGGAGCCACTCATCCGGCCAGATGTGGTGGACATTGTGG CCCGACTTCATCAGCTGGAAGGGCTCAGAACCATTGGTGTCACCACCAACGGCATCAACCTAGCCCGGCTGCTGCCCCAGCTTCAGCAGGCAGGGCTCACCGCCGTTAACATCAGCCTGGACACTCTGGTTCCTGCCAAGTTTGAGTTCATCGTCCGCAGAAAAG GCTTCCACAAGGTCATGGAGGGTGTCCACAAAGCCATCGAGCTGGGTTACAAGCCTGTGAAG GTGAACTGTGTGGTGATGCGAGGCCTCAATGAGGACGAGCTTCTGGACTTTGTGGCCTTGACGGAGAGCCTTCCCCTGGATGTGCGCTTCATTGAGTACATGCCATTTGACG GCAACAAGTGGAACTTCAAGAAGATGGTTAGCTACAAGGAAATGCTGGACACCATTCGACAGCAGTGGCCAGGGCTGGAGAAGCTGCCGGAGGACGactccagcacagccaag GCCTTTAAGATCCCTGGCTTCCAGGGTCAGGTCAGCTTCATCACATCCATGTCAGAGCATTTCTGTGGGACCTGCAACCGGCTACGCATCACAGCTGATGGAAACCTCAAG GTCTGCCTCTTCGGGAACTCTGAGGTGTCACTGCGGGACCACCTGCGGGCAGGGGCCTCTGAGGAGGAGCTGCTGAGAATCATCGGGGCAGCGGTGGGTAGAAAGAAGAGGCAGCATGCAG GCATGTTCAATATTGCCCAGATGAAGAACCGGCCCATGATCCTCATCG GGGTATTTCTGATGCTTGAAGATTCCCCACCAGCTAGCCGGAGCACTTTCTTCTGGGATCCCCTCTGTGTTCAGAATCCGAGTGCCAGAGGGAGTCTCTCTGACAAGATGGCAGCTTGGTGGAAGAGAATCCATGTCCCCGTGGCCCTTCCTCTGTCTCAGCAGTGCCTGGGCTCTGGCTTCCCTCAGAGACACTACAGCTCCTACCCAGAGCCCAACACTCACTCAAAGTGCCTTAGCACAGGCTCCCAGGCCCCTGCTGTCCCCTCAGGCCCAGGGCCCACCTCAAACCAGCTAACTCATGTGGATTCAGAAGGCCGGGCAACTATGGTAGATGTGGGTGGGAAGCCAGACACAGAGCGGGTGGCCGTGGCCTCTGCGGTGGTTCTTCTTGGACCCATGGCCTTCAAGCTTGTCCAGCAGAACCAGCTGAAGAAGGGAGATGCTCTGGCAGTGGCCCAGCTGGCTGGAGTCCAGGCGGCCAAGCTGACTAGTCAGCTGATCCCCCTGTGCCACCACGTGGCCCTGAGCCATGTGCAGGTACAGCTGGAGCTAGACAGTACACGCCATGCTGTGCTGATCCAGGCATCGTGCCGGGCCCGGGGCCCCACCGGGGTAGAGATGGAGGCACTGACCTCAGCCGCCATGGCTGCCCTTACCCTGTATGACATGTGCAAGGCAGTCAGCAGGGACATTGTGGTGGCAGAGGTAAAGCTGATCAGCAAGACTGGAGGTCAGCGAGGGGACTTCCATCGGGCTTAA